In the Urocitellus parryii isolate mUroPar1 chromosome 10, mUroPar1.hap1, whole genome shotgun sequence genome, one interval contains:
- the Slc49a3 gene encoding solute carrier family 49 member A3 isoform X3, translating into MAGPAGAVPEAAGSAPRSPRAYARRWVFLLVVSLLSCSNATLWLSFAPVADIIAQHFLLSMAQVGWLSLIFLVVSIPFGILAIWVLDSVGLRGATILGAWLNFAGSMLRALPCVAAWVPNTFAFFMGGQSLCALAQNLVIFSPAKLAALWFPEHQRATANMIATMSNPLGILVANVLSPALVKKGEDIPLMLGVYTIPAGLACLLATVCLWESVPPTPPSVGAASSTSENFLQGLKLLLQNKAYVILAVCFGGGIGIFSSFSALLEQILCANGYSNGFSGLCGALFIVFGILGALVLGLYVDRTKRFTEATKIGLCLSSMACVAFALVSRLQGQALAVAATCSLFGFFGFSVAPVAMELAVECAFPVGEGAAAGLVFVLGQAQGVLIMVLLTVLTVRPEDPSSSTCQHGEDPLDWTG; encoded by the exons ATGGCGGGGCCCGCGGGAGCAGTGCCGGAGGCTGCCGGGAGCGCACCGCGAAGCCCCCGCGCCTATGCGCGCCGCTGGGTCTTCCTGCTGGTGGTCAGCTTGCTGAGCTGCTCCAACGCCACG CTCTGGCTCAGCTTCGCCCCAGTTGCAGACATCATTGCCCAGCACTTCCTCCTGTCCATGGCACAGGTTGGCTGGCTCTCGCTGATCTTCCTGGTGGTGTCCATCCCATTTGGCATTTTGGCCATCTGGGTCCTAGACTCTGTGGGGCTCCGAGGGGCG ACCATCCTGGGTGCATGGCTGAACTTTGCTGGGAGTATGCTCCGCGCCCTTCCCTGTGTGGCTGCCTGGGTCCCCAACACATTTGCCTTCTTCATGGGTGGCCAGAGCCTCTGTGCCCTGGCCCAGAACTTGGTAATCTTCTCTCCAGCCAAGCTGGCCGCCTTGTGGTTCCCAGAGCATCAGCGAGCCACAGCCAACATGATTGCCACTATGT CAAATCCCCTGGGCATCCTTGTGGCCAATGTGCTGTCACCTGCCCTGGTCAAGAAGGGAGAGGACATCCCTCTAATG CTTGGAGTCTACACCATCCCTGCAGGCCTGGCCTGCCTGCTGGCCACTGTCTGCCTCTGGGAGAGtgtaccccccaccccaccctctgtGGGGGCCGCCAGCTCCACCTCGGAGAACTTCCTCCAGGGGCTCAAGCTG CTTCTGCAGAACAAGGCCTATGTCATCCTGGCTGTGTGCTTTGGGGGTGGCATCGGGATCTTCTCCAGCTTCTCGGCTCTCCTGGAGCAGATCCTCTGTGCCAACGGCTACTCCAAC GGGTTCTCGGGCCTCTGCGGGGCTCTCTTCATCGTGTTTGGGATCCTGGGGGCACTGGTTCTTGGCCTGTATGTGGATCGGACCAAGCGCTTCACGGAGGCCACCAAGATAGGTCTCTGCCTCTCCTCCATGGCCTGTGTGGCCTTTGCCCTG GTGTCCCGACTGCAGGGGCAAGCCCTTGCAGTGGCTGCCACCTGCTCTCTGTTTGGGTTCTTCGGCTTCTCTGTGGCACCTGTGGCCATGGAGCTGGCGGTGGAGTGTGCCTTTCCTGTGGGTGAGGGTGCAGCTGCAGGCCTGGTCTTTGTGCTGGG GCAGGCCCAGGGTGTGCTCATCATGGTGTTACTGACGGTGTTGACTGTGCGGCCCGAAGATCCATCCTCCTCCACCTGCCAGCATGGTGAGGACCCGCTGGACTGGACAG GCTGA
- the Slc49a3 gene encoding solute carrier family 49 member A3 isoform X1 — protein sequence MAGPAGAVPEAAGSAPRSPRAYARRWVFLLVVSLLSCSNATLWLSFAPVADIIAQHFLLSMAQVGWLSLIFLVVSIPFGILAIWVLDSVGLRGATILGAWLNFAGSMLRALPCVAAWVPNTFAFFMGGQSLCALAQNLVIFSPAKLAALWFPEHQRATANMIATMSNPLGILVANVLSPALVKKGEDIPLMLGVYTIPAGLACLLATVCLWESVPPTPPSVGAASSTSENFLQGLKLLLQNKAYVILAVCFGGGIGIFSSFSALLEQILCANGYSNGFSGLCGALFIVFGILGALVLGLYVDRTKRFTEATKIGLCLSSMACVAFALVSRLQGQALAVAATCSLFGFFGFSVAPVAMELAVECAFPVGEGAAAGLVFVLGQAQGVLIMVLLTVLTVRPEDPSSSTCQHGEDPLDWTVSLLLMASLCTLFTCVLVLFFHTPYRRLQAESAGPPLPWTCAPELRAPPEAPGSAPPAQRLQEPPGPASCLQEPKDSLRL from the exons ATGGCGGGGCCCGCGGGAGCAGTGCCGGAGGCTGCCGGGAGCGCACCGCGAAGCCCCCGCGCCTATGCGCGCCGCTGGGTCTTCCTGCTGGTGGTCAGCTTGCTGAGCTGCTCCAACGCCACG CTCTGGCTCAGCTTCGCCCCAGTTGCAGACATCATTGCCCAGCACTTCCTCCTGTCCATGGCACAGGTTGGCTGGCTCTCGCTGATCTTCCTGGTGGTGTCCATCCCATTTGGCATTTTGGCCATCTGGGTCCTAGACTCTGTGGGGCTCCGAGGGGCG ACCATCCTGGGTGCATGGCTGAACTTTGCTGGGAGTATGCTCCGCGCCCTTCCCTGTGTGGCTGCCTGGGTCCCCAACACATTTGCCTTCTTCATGGGTGGCCAGAGCCTCTGTGCCCTGGCCCAGAACTTGGTAATCTTCTCTCCAGCCAAGCTGGCCGCCTTGTGGTTCCCAGAGCATCAGCGAGCCACAGCCAACATGATTGCCACTATGT CAAATCCCCTGGGCATCCTTGTGGCCAATGTGCTGTCACCTGCCCTGGTCAAGAAGGGAGAGGACATCCCTCTAATG CTTGGAGTCTACACCATCCCTGCAGGCCTGGCCTGCCTGCTGGCCACTGTCTGCCTCTGGGAGAGtgtaccccccaccccaccctctgtGGGGGCCGCCAGCTCCACCTCGGAGAACTTCCTCCAGGGGCTCAAGCTG CTTCTGCAGAACAAGGCCTATGTCATCCTGGCTGTGTGCTTTGGGGGTGGCATCGGGATCTTCTCCAGCTTCTCGGCTCTCCTGGAGCAGATCCTCTGTGCCAACGGCTACTCCAAC GGGTTCTCGGGCCTCTGCGGGGCTCTCTTCATCGTGTTTGGGATCCTGGGGGCACTGGTTCTTGGCCTGTATGTGGATCGGACCAAGCGCTTCACGGAGGCCACCAAGATAGGTCTCTGCCTCTCCTCCATGGCCTGTGTGGCCTTTGCCCTG GTGTCCCGACTGCAGGGGCAAGCCCTTGCAGTGGCTGCCACCTGCTCTCTGTTTGGGTTCTTCGGCTTCTCTGTGGCACCTGTGGCCATGGAGCTGGCGGTGGAGTGTGCCTTTCCTGTGGGTGAGGGTGCAGCTGCAGGCCTGGTCTTTGTGCTGGG GCAGGCCCAGGGTGTGCTCATCATGGTGTTACTGACGGTGTTGACTGTGCGGCCCGAAGATCCATCCTCCTCCACCTGCCAGCATGGTGAGGACCCGCTGGACTGGACAG TGTCTCTGCTGCTGATGGCCAGCCTGTGTACCCTCTTCACCTGTGTCTTGGTGCTCTTCTTCCACACCCCATACCGGCGCCTGCAGGCTGAGTCTGCAGGACCCCCCTTGCCCTGGACATGTGCCCCAGAGCTGAGGGCACCACCTGAGGCTCCTGGCTCAGCACCTCCAGCTCAGAGGCTGCAGGAacctcctggccctgcctcctgccttcAGGAGCCCAAGGACTCGCTGAGACTGTGA
- the Slc49a3 gene encoding solute carrier family 49 member A3 isoform X2: MAGPAGAVPEAAGSAPRSPRAYARRWVFLLVVSLLSCSNATVGWLSLIFLVVSIPFGILAIWVLDSVGLRGATILGAWLNFAGSMLRALPCVAAWVPNTFAFFMGGQSLCALAQNLVIFSPAKLAALWFPEHQRATANMIATMSNPLGILVANVLSPALVKKGEDIPLMLGVYTIPAGLACLLATVCLWESVPPTPPSVGAASSTSENFLQGLKLLLQNKAYVILAVCFGGGIGIFSSFSALLEQILCANGYSNGFSGLCGALFIVFGILGALVLGLYVDRTKRFTEATKIGLCLSSMACVAFALVSRLQGQALAVAATCSLFGFFGFSVAPVAMELAVECAFPVGEGAAAGLVFVLGQAQGVLIMVLLTVLTVRPEDPSSSTCQHGEDPLDWTVSLLLMASLCTLFTCVLVLFFHTPYRRLQAESAGPPLPWTCAPELRAPPEAPGSAPPAQRLQEPPGPASCLQEPKDSLRL, from the exons ATGGCGGGGCCCGCGGGAGCAGTGCCGGAGGCTGCCGGGAGCGCACCGCGAAGCCCCCGCGCCTATGCGCGCCGCTGGGTCTTCCTGCTGGTGGTCAGCTTGCTGAGCTGCTCCAACGCCACG GTTGGCTGGCTCTCGCTGATCTTCCTGGTGGTGTCCATCCCATTTGGCATTTTGGCCATCTGGGTCCTAGACTCTGTGGGGCTCCGAGGGGCG ACCATCCTGGGTGCATGGCTGAACTTTGCTGGGAGTATGCTCCGCGCCCTTCCCTGTGTGGCTGCCTGGGTCCCCAACACATTTGCCTTCTTCATGGGTGGCCAGAGCCTCTGTGCCCTGGCCCAGAACTTGGTAATCTTCTCTCCAGCCAAGCTGGCCGCCTTGTGGTTCCCAGAGCATCAGCGAGCCACAGCCAACATGATTGCCACTATGT CAAATCCCCTGGGCATCCTTGTGGCCAATGTGCTGTCACCTGCCCTGGTCAAGAAGGGAGAGGACATCCCTCTAATG CTTGGAGTCTACACCATCCCTGCAGGCCTGGCCTGCCTGCTGGCCACTGTCTGCCTCTGGGAGAGtgtaccccccaccccaccctctgtGGGGGCCGCCAGCTCCACCTCGGAGAACTTCCTCCAGGGGCTCAAGCTG CTTCTGCAGAACAAGGCCTATGTCATCCTGGCTGTGTGCTTTGGGGGTGGCATCGGGATCTTCTCCAGCTTCTCGGCTCTCCTGGAGCAGATCCTCTGTGCCAACGGCTACTCCAAC GGGTTCTCGGGCCTCTGCGGGGCTCTCTTCATCGTGTTTGGGATCCTGGGGGCACTGGTTCTTGGCCTGTATGTGGATCGGACCAAGCGCTTCACGGAGGCCACCAAGATAGGTCTCTGCCTCTCCTCCATGGCCTGTGTGGCCTTTGCCCTG GTGTCCCGACTGCAGGGGCAAGCCCTTGCAGTGGCTGCCACCTGCTCTCTGTTTGGGTTCTTCGGCTTCTCTGTGGCACCTGTGGCCATGGAGCTGGCGGTGGAGTGTGCCTTTCCTGTGGGTGAGGGTGCAGCTGCAGGCCTGGTCTTTGTGCTGGG GCAGGCCCAGGGTGTGCTCATCATGGTGTTACTGACGGTGTTGACTGTGCGGCCCGAAGATCCATCCTCCTCCACCTGCCAGCATGGTGAGGACCCGCTGGACTGGACAG TGTCTCTGCTGCTGATGGCCAGCCTGTGTACCCTCTTCACCTGTGTCTTGGTGCTCTTCTTCCACACCCCATACCGGCGCCTGCAGGCTGAGTCTGCAGGACCCCCCTTGCCCTGGACATGTGCCCCAGAGCTGAGGGCACCACCTGAGGCTCCTGGCTCAGCACCTCCAGCTCAGAGGCTGCAGGAacctcctggccctgcctcctgccttcAGGAGCCCAAGGACTCGCTGAGACTGTGA
- the Myl5 gene encoding myosin light chain 5 isoform X1, translating to MASRKTKKKEGGALRAQRASSNVFSNFEQTQIQEFKEAFTLMDQNRDGFIDKEDLKDTYASLGKTNVKDDELDAMLREASGPINFTMFLNLFGEKLTSTDTEETILNAFKMLDPDGKGSIHKEYIKRLLMSQADKMTATEVDQMLEFASIDAAGNLDYKALSYVLTHGEEKEE from the exons ATG gccagCAGGAAGACCAAGAAGAAGGAGGGCGGGGCCCTGCGTGCCCAGAGGGCATCCTCCAATGTCTTCTCCAACTTCGAACAGACCCAGATCCAGGAGTTCAAGGAG GCATTCACACTCATGGATCAGAACCGAGATGGCTTCATTGACAAGGAGGACCTGAAGGACACCTACGCCTCCCTGG GCAAAACCAACGTCAAGGATGATGAGCTGGACGCCATGCTCCGGGAGGCTTCAGGGCCCATCAACTTTACCATGTTCCTGAACCTGTTTGGGGAGAAGCTGACTA GCACAGACACTGAGGAGACCATCCTGAATGCCTTCAAGATGCTCGATCCTGACGGCAAAGGCAGCATCCACAAGGAGTA CATCAAGCGCCTGCTGATGTCCCAGGCTGACAAGATGACTGCAACTGAG GTGGACCAGATGCTGGAGTTCGCCTCCATCGACGCAGCGGGCAACCTGGATTACAAGGCGCTGAGCTATGTGCTCACCcatggggaggagaaggaggagtga
- the Myl5 gene encoding myosin light chain 5 isoform X3: MDQNRDGFIDKEDLKDTYASLGKTNVKDDELDAMLREASGPINFTMFLNLFGEKLTSTDTEETILNAFKMLDPDGKGSIHKEYIKRLLMSQADKMTATEVDQMLEFASIDAAGNLDYKALSYVLTHGEEKEE; this comes from the exons ATGGATCAGAACCGAGATGGCTTCATTGACAAGGAGGACCTGAAGGACACCTACGCCTCCCTGG GCAAAACCAACGTCAAGGATGATGAGCTGGACGCCATGCTCCGGGAGGCTTCAGGGCCCATCAACTTTACCATGTTCCTGAACCTGTTTGGGGAGAAGCTGACTA GCACAGACACTGAGGAGACCATCCTGAATGCCTTCAAGATGCTCGATCCTGACGGCAAAGGCAGCATCCACAAGGAGTA CATCAAGCGCCTGCTGATGTCCCAGGCTGACAAGATGACTGCAACTGAG GTGGACCAGATGCTGGAGTTCGCCTCCATCGACGCAGCGGGCAACCTGGATTACAAGGCGCTGAGCTATGTGCTCACCcatggggaggagaaggaggagtga
- the Myl5 gene encoding myosin light chain 5 isoform X2, translating into MASRKTKKKEGGALRAQRASSNVFSNFEQTQIQEFKEAFTLMDQNRDGFIDKEDLKDTYASLGKTNVKDDELDAMLREASGPINFTMFLNLFGEKLTSTDTEETILNAFKMLDPDGKGSIHKEYIKRLLMSQADKMTATEIPPHSWQRSNTRSLWSLAPVIQST; encoded by the exons ATG gccagCAGGAAGACCAAGAAGAAGGAGGGCGGGGCCCTGCGTGCCCAGAGGGCATCCTCCAATGTCTTCTCCAACTTCGAACAGACCCAGATCCAGGAGTTCAAGGAG GCATTCACACTCATGGATCAGAACCGAGATGGCTTCATTGACAAGGAGGACCTGAAGGACACCTACGCCTCCCTGG GCAAAACCAACGTCAAGGATGATGAGCTGGACGCCATGCTCCGGGAGGCTTCAGGGCCCATCAACTTTACCATGTTCCTGAACCTGTTTGGGGAGAAGCTGACTA GCACAGACACTGAGGAGACCATCCTGAATGCCTTCAAGATGCTCGATCCTGACGGCAAAGGCAGCATCCACAAGGAGTA CATCAAGCGCCTGCTGATGTCCCAGGCTGACAAGATGACTGCAACTGAG ATCCCTCCCCATTCCTGGCAGAGAAGCAACACTAGGAGCCTCTGGAGTTTAGCACCTGTGATCCAGAGCACCTAG
- the Atp5me gene encoding ATP synthase F(0) complex subunit e, mitochondrial, producing MVPPVQVSPLIKLGRYSALVLGVAYGAKRYSYLKPRAEEERRVAAEEKKRQDELKRIERERAEAQDDSILK from the exons ATGGTGCCGCCGGTCCAGGTCTCTCCGCTCATCAAG CTCGGCCGCTACTCCGCCCTGGTCCTCGGTGTGGCCTACGGAGCCAAGCGTTACA GTTACCTAAAACCCCGggcagaagaggagaggagggtagCCGCGGAGGAGAAGAAGAGGCAGGATGAGCTGAAGCGGATCGAGAGAGAACGGGCCGAAG CCCAAGATGACAGCATACTGAAGTGA